A genomic window from Lotus japonicus ecotype B-129 chromosome 1, LjGifu_v1.2 includes:
- the LOC130740628 gene encoding putative transcription elongation factor SPT5 homolog 1 isoform X1, with the protein MARGGKHEDDYEDEYEEEDDEPVADYDDDAAEDEDYDVHGKGGSGGGRKRGRSSFIADDAEEDEDEEEEDDEDEDYRGGGGGGGRAKRKRNNKASASDFFDEEAAVDSDEEEEEEEGEDDFIVDGGPDLQEEEHVGRVRNTRMLPPHHEDHEDLEAMAQRIHERYGKQRMPEYDEETTDVEQQALLPSVRDPKLWMVKCLIGRERETAVCLMQKYIDKGSELQIRSAIALDHLKNYIYVEADKEAHVREACKGLRNIYGQKITLVPIREMTDVLSVESKAIDLARDTWVRMKIGTYKGDLAKVVDVDNVRQRVTVKLIPRVDLQALADKLEGKEVVKKKAFIPPPRFMNVDEARELHIRVENKKDSYGERYDAIGGMMFKDGFLYKIVSIKSISAQNINPTFDELDKFRKPGDGGDGDVASLSTLFANRKKGHFMKGDAVIVVKGDLKNLKGWVEKVDEDNVHIKPELKDLPKTLAFNEKELCKYFEPGNHVKVVSGAQEGATGMVVKVDQHVLILISDTTKEHIRVFADDVVESSEVTTGITKIGDYELRDLVELDNSNFGVIIRVESEAVQVLKGVPDRPEVVLVKLREIKRKIDRKMSVQDKLKNTVSSKDVVRIVEGPCRGKQGPVEHIYRRILFIFDRHHLEHAGFICAKAQSCVVVGGSRSSGDRNGDAYSKLSAFRTPPPIPDSPKRFPRGGRGFDSGGRHRGGRGGHDGLSGTTVKVRQGPYKGYRGRVIEVKGAMVRVELESQMKVVTGKFFNLGIHFSCVRFCSTWSLTWLFAVDRNHISDNVAVTPYRDTTRYGMGSETPMHPSRTPLHPYMTPMRDPGATPIHDGMRTPMRDRAWNPYTPMSPPRDNWEDGNPGSWGASPQYQPGSPPSRPYEAPTPGAGWASTPGGNYSEAGTPRDNSAYANAPSPYLPSTPGGQPMTPNSASYLPGTPGGQPMTPGTGGLDMMSPVLGGDNEGPWFIPDILVNVHRGGEESIGVIKEILQDGSCRVALGPSGNGETLTVLPTEMEAVVPRKSDKIKIMGGALRGATGKLIGVDGTDGIVKVDDTLDVKILDLVILAKLAQP; encoded by the exons ATGGCTCGCGGTGGAAAACACGAGGACGATTACGAGGATGAGTACGAGGAGGAGGACGATGAGCCGGTCGCCGATTACGACGACGATGCGGCGGAGGATGAAGATTACGACGTGCACGGCAAAGGAGGCAGCGGCGGCGGCAGGAAGCGTGGTAGATCTAGCTTCATCGCTGATGACGCCgaggaggatgaggatgaagaggaagaggatgatgaggatgaggattaccgcggcggcggcggcggcggcggccgAGCGAAACGGAAGCGCAACAACAAGGCTTCCGCGTCGGATTTCTTCGATGAAGAGGCCGCGGTTGATtccgatgaggaggaggaagaggaagaaggcgAAGACG ACTTCATTGTTGACGGTGGACCTGATCTGCAAGAGGAAGAGCATGTTGGAAGGGTGCGAAATACTCGTATGCTGCCACCACACCATGAAGATCATGAAGATCTTGAAGCTATGGCAcaaagaattcatgaaagatatgGAAAGCAGCGTATGCCAGAGTATGATGAAGAAACTACAGATGTAGAACAACAAGCTCTTTTGCCATCTGTGAGAGATCCCAAGCTGTGGATGGTCAAATGTTTG ATTGGTCGTGAACGAGAAACAGCTGTTTGTCTCATGCAAAAGTACATAGATAAGGGCTCCGAGTTGCAAATTAGATCAGCTATTGCTCTTgatcatttaaaaaattatatatatgtgGAAGCAGATAAAGAAGCCCATGTTAGAGAG GCTTGCAAAGGTCTCCGCAATATATATGGCCAAAAAATAACACTTGTTCCTATCAGAGAAATGACTGATGTGTTGTCAGTTGAAAGCAAAGCTATTGATCTTGCGAGAGATACTTGGGTCAGAATGAAGATTGGGACATATAAAGGAGACCTTGCCAAA GTGGTGGATGTTGATAATGTGCGGCAGAGGGTTACTGTGAAACTAATTCCAAGGGTAGACTTACAGGCCCTCGCAGACAAATTG GAAGGTAAGGAAGTTGTGAAAAAGAAGGCATTTATTCCTCCTCCTCGTTTTATGAATGTAGATGAAGCTAG GGAACTACATATCCGTGTGGAGAATAAAAAAGATTCCTATGGGGAACGATATGATGCCATTGGAGGCATGATGTTCAAAGATGGATTTTTATACAAAATAGTATCAATCAAATCAATAAGTGCTCAGAACATCAACCCTACTTTTGATGAACTTGACAAATTTCGGAAACCCGGAGATGGTGGAGATGGTGATGTAGCTAGTCTTTCAACTTTGTTTGCAAACAGAAAGAAAGGACATTTTATGAAAGGTGATGCTGTCATTGTCGTCAAGGGCGATTTAAAGAACTTGAAGGGATGGGTGGAGAAAGTGGATGAAGATAATGTTCATATAAAACCAGAACTTAAGGATCTCCCG AAAACTCTTGCATTTAATGAAAAGGAACTTTGTAAGTATTTTGAACCTGGAAATCATGTTAAAGTTGTATCCGGTGCTCAAGAAGGTGCTACTGGCATGGTAGTAAAGGTGGATCAACACgtgttaatattaatatcagACACGACAAAGGAGCAC ATCCGTGTTTTCGCAGATGATGTTGTCGAGAGTTCTGAAGTGACCACCGGAATTACAAAAATTGGGGACTATGAACTTCGTGATCTTGTAGAGCTTGA TAATTCGAACTTTGGTGTGATAATACGTGTAGAAAGCGAGGCAGTTCAG GTTCTTAAAGGGGTTCCTGACAGACCTGAAGTTGTGCTTGTTAAATTAAGAGAGATCAAGAGGAAAATAGATAGGAAAATGAGTGTGCAGGATAAGCTGAAGAATACAGTATCGTCAAAGGACGTTGTGCGGATTGTTGAGGGTCCCTGTAGA GGCAAACAAGGTCCTGTGGAGCACATATATAGAAGAATCTTGTTTATCTTTGATCGTCATCATCTTGAACATGCTGGCTTTATATGTGCTAAGGCCCAATCATGTGTAGTTGTGGGAGGTTCCCGTTCCAGTGGTGACAGAAAT GGTGATGCCTACTCAAAACTCTCGGCCTTCAGAACTCCACCTCCTATTCCAGATTCCCCGAAGAGGTTTCCTCGAGGAGGGCGAGGATTTGATT CTGGAGGGAGGCATAGGGGCGGAAGGGGGGGACATGATGGTTTGTCAGGTACAACAGTCAAAGTACGCCAGGGTCCCTATAAAGGTTATCGTGGGCGTGTTATAGAGGTTAAAGGCGCAATGGTTCGGGTTGAATTAGAATCCCAAATGAAGGTTGTAACaggtaaattttttaatttgggCATACACTTTAGCTGCGTGAGATTTTGTAGTACATGGTCTCTGACTTGGTTGTTTGCAGTTGATCGCAACCATATATCTGACAATGTGGCTGTAACCCCATACCG TGATACAACTCGATATGGGATGGGAAGTGAAACCCCAATGCATCCATCTCGAACTCCCTTACATCCATATATGACCCCTATGAGAGATCCTGGAG CAACACCTATTCATGATGGAATGAGGACGCCAATGCGTGACCGAGCATGGAATCCTTATACACCAATGAGTCCTCCAAG GGATAACTGGGAAGATGGAAATCCGGGCTCTTGGGGAGCCAGTCCACAGTACCAG CCAGGAAGTCCTCCTTCCCGGCCATATGAAGCCCCAACTCCTGGTGCTGGTTGGGCAAGCACTCCTGGTGGCAATTATAGTGAAGCTGGGACTCCAAGGGACAATTCTGCCTACG CCAATGCTCCAAGCCCATATTTACCGTCAACACCTGGTGGACAGCCTATGACACCAAATTCTGCATCTTATCTTCCTGGCACCCCGGGAGGACAGCCTATGACTCCAGGAACTGGTGGTCTGGACATGATGTCCCCAGTTTTAG GTGGGGACAACGAAGGGCCGTGGTTTATACCAGATATATTAGTCAATGTACACAGGGGTGGAGAAGAATCTATTGGAGTTATAAAAGAGATTCTTCAG GATGGCTCTTGCAGGGTAGCACTTGGGCCTAGTGGTAATGGTGAAACATTAACAGTCCTTCCTACTGAAATGGAAGCTGTAGTACCGAGGAAATCggacaaaattaaaattatgggTGGGGCATTGCGTGGTGCCACCGGCAAGTTGA
- the LOC130740628 gene encoding putative transcription elongation factor SPT5 homolog 1 isoform X2, translated as MARGGKHEDDYEDEYEEEDDEPVADYDDDAAEDEDYDVHGKGGSGGGRKRGRSSFIADDAEEDEDEEEEDDEDEDYRGGGGGGGRAKRKRNNKASASDFFDEEAAVDSDEEEEEEEGEDDFIVDGGPDLQEEEHVGRVRNTRMLPPHHEDHEDLEAMAQRIHERYGKQRMPEYDEETTDVEQQALLPSVRDPKLWMVKCLIGRERETAVCLMQKYIDKGSELQIRSAIALDHLKNYIYVEADKEAHVREACKGLRNIYGQKITLVPIREMTDVLSVESKAIDLARDTWVRMKIGTYKGDLAKVVDVDNVRQRVTVKLIPRVDLQALADKLEGKEVVKKKAFIPPPRFMNVDEARELHIRVENKKDSYGERYDAIGGMMFKDGFLYKIVSIKSISAQNINPTFDELDKFRKPGDGGDGDVASLSTLFANRKKGHFMKGDAVIVVKGDLKNLKGWVEKVDEDNVHIKPELKDLPKTLAFNEKELCKYFEPGNHVKVVSGAQEGATGMVVKVDQHVLILISDTTKEHIRVFADDVVESSEVTTGITKIGDYELRDLVELDNSNFGVIIRVESEAVQVLKGVPDRPEVVLVKLREIKRKIDRKMSVQDKLKNTVSSKDVVRIVEGPCRGKQGPVEHIYRRILFIFDRHHLEHAGFICAKAQSCVVVGGSRSSGDRNGDAYSKLSAFRTPPPIPDSPKRFPRGGRGFDSGGRHRGGRGGHDGLSGTTVKVRQGPYKGYRGRVIEVKGAMVRVELESQMKVVTVDRNHISDNVAVTPYRDTTRYGMGSETPMHPSRTPLHPYMTPMRDPGATPIHDGMRTPMRDRAWNPYTPMSPPRDNWEDGNPGSWGASPQYQPGSPPSRPYEAPTPGAGWASTPGGNYSEAGTPRDNSAYANAPSPYLPSTPGGQPMTPNSASYLPGTPGGQPMTPGTGGLDMMSPVLGGDNEGPWFIPDILVNVHRGGEESIGVIKEILQDGSCRVALGPSGNGETLTVLPTEMEAVVPRKSDKIKIMGGALRGATGKLIGVDGTDGIVKVDDTLDVKILDLVILAKLAQP; from the exons ATGGCTCGCGGTGGAAAACACGAGGACGATTACGAGGATGAGTACGAGGAGGAGGACGATGAGCCGGTCGCCGATTACGACGACGATGCGGCGGAGGATGAAGATTACGACGTGCACGGCAAAGGAGGCAGCGGCGGCGGCAGGAAGCGTGGTAGATCTAGCTTCATCGCTGATGACGCCgaggaggatgaggatgaagaggaagaggatgatgaggatgaggattaccgcggcggcggcggcggcggcggccgAGCGAAACGGAAGCGCAACAACAAGGCTTCCGCGTCGGATTTCTTCGATGAAGAGGCCGCGGTTGATtccgatgaggaggaggaagaggaagaaggcgAAGACG ACTTCATTGTTGACGGTGGACCTGATCTGCAAGAGGAAGAGCATGTTGGAAGGGTGCGAAATACTCGTATGCTGCCACCACACCATGAAGATCATGAAGATCTTGAAGCTATGGCAcaaagaattcatgaaagatatgGAAAGCAGCGTATGCCAGAGTATGATGAAGAAACTACAGATGTAGAACAACAAGCTCTTTTGCCATCTGTGAGAGATCCCAAGCTGTGGATGGTCAAATGTTTG ATTGGTCGTGAACGAGAAACAGCTGTTTGTCTCATGCAAAAGTACATAGATAAGGGCTCCGAGTTGCAAATTAGATCAGCTATTGCTCTTgatcatttaaaaaattatatatatgtgGAAGCAGATAAAGAAGCCCATGTTAGAGAG GCTTGCAAAGGTCTCCGCAATATATATGGCCAAAAAATAACACTTGTTCCTATCAGAGAAATGACTGATGTGTTGTCAGTTGAAAGCAAAGCTATTGATCTTGCGAGAGATACTTGGGTCAGAATGAAGATTGGGACATATAAAGGAGACCTTGCCAAA GTGGTGGATGTTGATAATGTGCGGCAGAGGGTTACTGTGAAACTAATTCCAAGGGTAGACTTACAGGCCCTCGCAGACAAATTG GAAGGTAAGGAAGTTGTGAAAAAGAAGGCATTTATTCCTCCTCCTCGTTTTATGAATGTAGATGAAGCTAG GGAACTACATATCCGTGTGGAGAATAAAAAAGATTCCTATGGGGAACGATATGATGCCATTGGAGGCATGATGTTCAAAGATGGATTTTTATACAAAATAGTATCAATCAAATCAATAAGTGCTCAGAACATCAACCCTACTTTTGATGAACTTGACAAATTTCGGAAACCCGGAGATGGTGGAGATGGTGATGTAGCTAGTCTTTCAACTTTGTTTGCAAACAGAAAGAAAGGACATTTTATGAAAGGTGATGCTGTCATTGTCGTCAAGGGCGATTTAAAGAACTTGAAGGGATGGGTGGAGAAAGTGGATGAAGATAATGTTCATATAAAACCAGAACTTAAGGATCTCCCG AAAACTCTTGCATTTAATGAAAAGGAACTTTGTAAGTATTTTGAACCTGGAAATCATGTTAAAGTTGTATCCGGTGCTCAAGAAGGTGCTACTGGCATGGTAGTAAAGGTGGATCAACACgtgttaatattaatatcagACACGACAAAGGAGCAC ATCCGTGTTTTCGCAGATGATGTTGTCGAGAGTTCTGAAGTGACCACCGGAATTACAAAAATTGGGGACTATGAACTTCGTGATCTTGTAGAGCTTGA TAATTCGAACTTTGGTGTGATAATACGTGTAGAAAGCGAGGCAGTTCAG GTTCTTAAAGGGGTTCCTGACAGACCTGAAGTTGTGCTTGTTAAATTAAGAGAGATCAAGAGGAAAATAGATAGGAAAATGAGTGTGCAGGATAAGCTGAAGAATACAGTATCGTCAAAGGACGTTGTGCGGATTGTTGAGGGTCCCTGTAGA GGCAAACAAGGTCCTGTGGAGCACATATATAGAAGAATCTTGTTTATCTTTGATCGTCATCATCTTGAACATGCTGGCTTTATATGTGCTAAGGCCCAATCATGTGTAGTTGTGGGAGGTTCCCGTTCCAGTGGTGACAGAAAT GGTGATGCCTACTCAAAACTCTCGGCCTTCAGAACTCCACCTCCTATTCCAGATTCCCCGAAGAGGTTTCCTCGAGGAGGGCGAGGATTTGATT CTGGAGGGAGGCATAGGGGCGGAAGGGGGGGACATGATGGTTTGTCAGGTACAACAGTCAAAGTACGCCAGGGTCCCTATAAAGGTTATCGTGGGCGTGTTATAGAGGTTAAAGGCGCAATGGTTCGGGTTGAATTAGAATCCCAAATGAAGGTTGTAACag TTGATCGCAACCATATATCTGACAATGTGGCTGTAACCCCATACCG TGATACAACTCGATATGGGATGGGAAGTGAAACCCCAATGCATCCATCTCGAACTCCCTTACATCCATATATGACCCCTATGAGAGATCCTGGAG CAACACCTATTCATGATGGAATGAGGACGCCAATGCGTGACCGAGCATGGAATCCTTATACACCAATGAGTCCTCCAAG GGATAACTGGGAAGATGGAAATCCGGGCTCTTGGGGAGCCAGTCCACAGTACCAG CCAGGAAGTCCTCCTTCCCGGCCATATGAAGCCCCAACTCCTGGTGCTGGTTGGGCAAGCACTCCTGGTGGCAATTATAGTGAAGCTGGGACTCCAAGGGACAATTCTGCCTACG CCAATGCTCCAAGCCCATATTTACCGTCAACACCTGGTGGACAGCCTATGACACCAAATTCTGCATCTTATCTTCCTGGCACCCCGGGAGGACAGCCTATGACTCCAGGAACTGGTGGTCTGGACATGATGTCCCCAGTTTTAG GTGGGGACAACGAAGGGCCGTGGTTTATACCAGATATATTAGTCAATGTACACAGGGGTGGAGAAGAATCTATTGGAGTTATAAAAGAGATTCTTCAG GATGGCTCTTGCAGGGTAGCACTTGGGCCTAGTGGTAATGGTGAAACATTAACAGTCCTTCCTACTGAAATGGAAGCTGTAGTACCGAGGAAATCggacaaaattaaaattatgggTGGGGCATTGCGTGGTGCCACCGGCAAGTTGA